The Caulifigura coniformis genome includes a region encoding these proteins:
- a CDS encoding NAD-dependent epimerase/dehydratase family protein produces the protein MRVLVTGGAGFIGSHLIDAILAAGHEAAALDDLSSGSPDNLPSGVPLFQVDVRDAGAVLKAVTEYKPDAIAHQAAQMSVSRSVREPRFDAEVNVVGLINTLDAAVATGARRFVFASSGGVMYGDVHTPAPEETPADPISPYGIAKMVGERYLNFYAREHGLTCTALRYANVYGPRQNPHGEAGVVAIFCTKMLQGQAGTINGDGRYVRDYVYVTDVADANLRALTVEGPSSFSVFNVGTSIPTDVNQLCAALEMACSEALMRHGRNSAVPPAGHGPARAGDLRSSLVAYDSIQKQLGWSPRMPLDHGIAETVEWFAKKLLK, from the coding sequence ATGCGAGTTCTTGTCACCGGCGGCGCCGGTTTCATCGGCAGCCACCTGATTGATGCGATCCTGGCTGCGGGCCACGAGGCCGCGGCGCTCGACGACCTCTCGTCAGGAAGCCCGGACAACCTCCCCTCCGGCGTCCCGCTGTTTCAGGTCGACGTCCGCGATGCGGGAGCGGTGCTGAAGGCGGTGACCGAATACAAGCCGGATGCCATCGCCCACCAGGCGGCCCAGATGTCGGTCAGCCGGTCGGTTCGCGAGCCACGCTTCGATGCGGAGGTGAACGTGGTCGGGCTGATCAACACGCTCGATGCCGCAGTGGCAACCGGCGCCCGGCGGTTCGTGTTCGCGTCGTCCGGCGGCGTGATGTACGGCGACGTGCATACGCCCGCGCCGGAAGAGACCCCGGCCGACCCGATTTCCCCTTATGGCATCGCCAAGATGGTCGGGGAGCGGTACCTGAACTTCTACGCCCGCGAACACGGACTGACCTGCACCGCCCTTCGGTACGCCAATGTCTACGGCCCGCGGCAGAATCCCCACGGCGAAGCGGGGGTCGTCGCGATCTTCTGTACGAAAATGCTGCAGGGGCAGGCCGGCACGATCAATGGCGACGGCCGCTACGTTCGCGACTATGTCTACGTGACGGACGTGGCGGATGCGAACCTGCGGGCACTCACCGTCGAGGGCCCGTCGTCCTTTTCCGTCTTCAACGTCGGGACGTCGATTCCGACCGATGTGAACCAGCTTTGCGCGGCCCTCGAAATGGCCTGCAGCGAGGCCCTGATGCGGCACGGCCGCAATTCCGCGGTTCCGCCCGCCGGTCATGGTCCTGCACGTGCCGGTGACCTCCGATCGAGCCTGGTCGCATACGATTCGATTCAGAAGCAGCTCGGCTGGTCTCCGCGGATGCCGCTCGACCACGGCATCGCCGAAACGGTGGAGTGGTTCGCGAAGAAGCTGCTGAAATAG
- a CDS encoding BBP7 family outer membrane beta-barrel protein — MPWRFSMSLATVLLAATSSLVRAQGPMPPHTWGPPPGSQGMVPACPPGGMGPAYYGQACPPGRGGAPYQPVDPDIFYDSDSQIDLVIRETIRRSWMRVEFLHWNIKDPGNHLLGAETATVDPREPFPAFDPGNIQRAGVTAFVPTTGDVKFDSLPGMRLTIGAPTEWGTFEADIWAIMNASTTLSFDPEFDGLTGLTNIPAVTLTVNGGPSDTQMILFDNGYDAELRSGMWGTQGNWIGNPVTPQNTLCLSPVVGLRYIKFDEELRISGNDIATGTSPRITSKSNNNFVGPQVGVRASLDSKWMSLGLEPKVMLGINRHQDSVRTSQIFDVSNPNTLSTNEDTDFAPAFNLPGYAKLHLSENFSFFAGYELLWLSNATRATEQVVYDSPAISTNPGQIRVKKHREQVYAHGFMVGGELRFR, encoded by the coding sequence ATGCCTTGGCGGTTTTCGATGAGCCTGGCGACAGTCCTCCTGGCGGCGACCAGCAGCCTTGTGCGCGCTCAGGGTCCCATGCCTCCGCATACCTGGGGTCCGCCCCCGGGAAGCCAGGGAATGGTTCCTGCCTGTCCCCCCGGCGGGATGGGCCCGGCCTACTACGGCCAGGCGTGCCCTCCCGGGCGCGGAGGCGCTCCGTATCAGCCTGTCGATCCCGATATCTTCTACGACAGCGATTCGCAGATCGACCTCGTCATCCGCGAGACGATCCGTCGCAGCTGGATGCGGGTCGAGTTCCTGCACTGGAACATCAAAGACCCCGGCAATCATCTGCTGGGGGCCGAAACGGCCACCGTCGACCCGCGTGAGCCGTTCCCCGCGTTCGATCCCGGGAACATCCAGCGCGCCGGAGTGACGGCATTCGTTCCCACCACGGGCGACGTCAAATTCGACAGCCTGCCCGGGATGCGGTTGACGATCGGCGCCCCGACGGAGTGGGGAACGTTCGAGGCCGATATCTGGGCCATCATGAACGCCTCGACAACGCTCAGCTTCGATCCGGAGTTCGACGGTTTGACGGGATTGACCAACATTCCGGCCGTGACGCTGACCGTGAACGGAGGCCCGTCCGACACGCAGATGATCCTGTTCGACAACGGCTATGACGCCGAGCTTCGCAGCGGCATGTGGGGAACGCAGGGCAACTGGATCGGCAATCCCGTGACGCCGCAGAACACGCTGTGCCTCAGCCCGGTCGTCGGCCTGCGGTACATCAAGTTCGACGAAGAGCTGCGGATTTCGGGCAACGACATCGCCACGGGGACCAGCCCCCGGATCACCTCGAAGTCGAACAACAACTTCGTCGGTCCGCAGGTCGGTGTTCGGGCGTCACTCGATTCCAAGTGGATGTCACTGGGCCTTGAACCAAAAGTGATGCTCGGCATCAACCGCCACCAGGACAGCGTCCGGACGTCGCAGATCTTCGACGTCTCGAATCCGAACACGCTGTCGACAAATGAGGACACCGATTTCGCCCCGGCATTCAACCTGCCCGGCTATGCAAAGCTGCACCTGAGCGAGAACTTCTCGTTCTTCGCCGGCTACGAGCTGTTGTGGCTGTCGAATGCCACCCGGGCCACGGAACAGGTTGTCTACGATTCGCCGGCAATTTCGACAAATCCCGGCCAGATCCGCGTCAAGAAGCATCGCGAACAGGTCTACGCTCACGGCTTCATGGTTGGCGGAGAATTGCGGTTCCGCTGA
- a CDS encoding VOC family protein, translated as MAAPIKVRQIDHVTFVVRDLERSRAFYEGVLGMECVSRPAFSFAGLWFQAGSTQVHLILEHPESGPAGASRGDGLAISRTHHVAFEVDEAKPAIERLRELGVPIVSGPKFRPDGPTQFYVLDPDGNLIELFAVR; from the coding sequence ATGGCCGCCCCCATCAAAGTCCGACAGATCGACCACGTCACATTCGTCGTGCGGGATCTCGAACGCTCCCGCGCGTTCTACGAAGGCGTGTTGGGGATGGAGTGCGTTTCGCGGCCTGCGTTCAGCTTTGCGGGCCTGTGGTTCCAGGCCGGATCTACCCAGGTCCACCTGATTCTCGAGCATCCCGAATCGGGCCCTGCCGGCGCGTCGCGCGGCGACGGGCTGGCGATCAGTCGCACGCACCACGTGGCGTTCGAGGTGGACGAGGCGAAGCCGGCGATTGAGAGGCTCAGGGAACTGGGCGTTCCGATCGTCTCCGGACCGAAATTCCGTCCGGACGGTCCGACGCAGTTCTATGTCCTCGATCCCGACGGGAATCTGATCGAGCTGTTCGCCGTCCGCTGA
- a CDS encoding YraN family protein — protein MNPRGWLTRLLGDEGERIAARHLKSKGYRILARQARSRLGEIDLIARDRDVIVFVEVKSRRDQREGSPAEAVDRRKQRKLTQLALGWLKTRRLLGHPARFDVIAIRWDADGKPDIKHEQSAFDAADLGQMY, from the coding sequence ATGAACCCTCGTGGCTGGCTCACGCGACTTCTCGGAGATGAAGGGGAGCGCATTGCGGCCCGCCACCTGAAGAGCAAGGGCTACCGGATCCTGGCGCGGCAGGCTCGAAGCCGCCTGGGCGAAATCGACCTCATCGCCCGCGACCGGGACGTGATCGTTTTCGTCGAAGTGAAATCACGTCGCGACCAGCGCGAGGGCTCGCCGGCCGAAGCGGTTGACCGCCGAAAACAGAGGAAGCTGACGCAACTCGCACTGGGCTGGCTGAAGACCCGGCGGCTCCTCGGGCATCCGGCCCGATTCGACGTGATCGCCATCCGCTGGGACGCCGACGGCAAACCAGACATCAAGCACGAGCAAAGCGCCTTCGACGCAGCCGATCTGGGGCAGATGTATTGA
- a CDS encoding DUF1559 domain-containing protein yields MRLTHPRTWVCAGVLALAISGIAWSFAPDAASSGALLHPAESVVYVSFDGSVAHDAAFKKTAAYAALYESGLMGAFTKAAERLKQSAAGNVSDKEFEQLGKMIGLANHAIERGLSMSIVVQPPAGGPPTASATVVLNQGASFRALVEGQLREALANEPEFHVEEYSDGGKPAGIMVSREDGPMGAKFTLFEKSGHLVLNVATTSGGKSPAREVSFQALGGQGKNVSSHPLYRDPAAERDFIQNGIGWLDFKPLKAMFGGMPLPPTRSGAQISVDELLSILGVDTLESVVSRSGFRDRATWTETRVIAPGPRKGLMGLIDQPTFTISDLPPLPKQPFTILASSVDAGAAYDRLVGVFKAMSEKVDPNAIGQFDQGLAQVEAQIGFSIRNDLLGPLKGVMAFAADGGGSQSLDSLQFSLQVSDAERFRATLQKIFDLAAQASQGQVTFETVTKYGREMSVMRIRQAPIVVPTICVDRKFAHVGLLPQAVEMALLRTDGKLPGWKPDGDTAEALKLMPEKMTSFSYSDAPMMYGRLIGQAPLLLGLIQTATAQAAPQFEFPLKAEDLPPAELVSASLFPNIAVGTVDADGAKNYTRNSLPGSEMLLSTAGIGVGAALVLPAVQQAREAARRTQSKNNLKQILLALHNYYDTHNALPPGAVPVAGLKPEERLSWQVMMLPYLEQAALYNQLDVKAGWNQGANEAVVATEVEVFLHPSVPRGAPGGTNYVGIAGLGVEGPTLDAKNPKAGIFAYDKPRTFREVTDGLSNTAMVAETNRPAPWAQGGPGTIRPLTTEPYINGPDGIGGVSVGGANIGMGDGSVRFVSDKIDPRVMEAISTIAGGEPVDDF; encoded by the coding sequence ATGCGTTTGACTCATCCACGGACCTGGGTTTGTGCAGGCGTTCTGGCGCTTGCGATCAGCGGCATCGCATGGAGCTTCGCCCCCGATGCCGCAAGCTCAGGCGCCCTGCTGCACCCGGCGGAATCCGTCGTCTACGTCTCGTTTGACGGCAGCGTCGCGCACGACGCGGCCTTCAAGAAGACCGCCGCATATGCCGCGCTCTATGAGTCCGGCCTGATGGGGGCATTCACAAAAGCGGCCGAACGCTTGAAGCAGTCGGCCGCAGGCAACGTCTCCGACAAGGAATTCGAACAGCTGGGCAAGATGATTGGGCTGGCGAATCACGCGATCGAGCGGGGGCTGTCGATGTCGATCGTCGTGCAGCCTCCAGCCGGAGGGCCTCCGACCGCCAGCGCCACGGTCGTTCTCAACCAGGGAGCCTCCTTTCGCGCTCTCGTGGAAGGGCAGCTTCGGGAAGCGCTCGCCAATGAGCCCGAATTCCACGTCGAAGAGTACAGCGATGGCGGCAAACCGGCCGGGATCATGGTCTCCCGCGAGGACGGCCCCATGGGGGCAAAGTTCACGCTGTTCGAGAAGTCCGGGCACCTGGTGCTGAACGTAGCGACGACCTCCGGTGGAAAATCTCCCGCTCGCGAGGTCAGTTTCCAGGCACTCGGCGGACAGGGTAAGAACGTCTCCTCGCACCCGCTTTACCGTGACCCAGCAGCCGAACGCGACTTCATTCAGAACGGGATTGGCTGGCTCGATTTCAAGCCTCTGAAGGCGATGTTTGGAGGAATGCCGCTTCCGCCCACGCGGAGTGGCGCGCAGATCTCGGTCGATGAACTCCTGTCGATCCTGGGGGTGGACACACTGGAATCAGTCGTCAGCCGCTCGGGCTTCCGGGACCGCGCCACCTGGACGGAGACCCGCGTCATCGCCCCGGGGCCCCGCAAGGGGCTGATGGGCCTCATCGACCAGCCCACGTTCACGATTTCCGATCTGCCTCCGCTGCCGAAGCAGCCGTTCACGATCCTGGCCTCGTCGGTTGATGCCGGGGCGGCATACGACCGGCTCGTCGGCGTTTTCAAGGCGATGTCCGAAAAGGTCGACCCGAACGCCATCGGACAGTTCGATCAGGGGCTCGCGCAGGTCGAGGCCCAGATCGGGTTCTCCATCCGCAACGATCTTCTCGGACCGCTCAAGGGAGTGATGGCGTTTGCCGCCGATGGCGGCGGCTCGCAAAGCCTCGATTCGCTGCAGTTCTCTCTGCAGGTTTCCGACGCCGAGCGCTTCCGGGCCACGCTGCAGAAAATCTTTGACCTGGCCGCACAGGCGTCGCAGGGGCAGGTGACGTTCGAAACCGTCACGAAGTACGGCCGGGAGATGTCGGTGATGCGGATTCGCCAGGCGCCAATCGTGGTGCCGACGATCTGCGTCGACCGGAAGTTTGCCCACGTCGGGCTGCTGCCCCAGGCGGTCGAAATGGCCCTGCTGCGTACCGATGGCAAGCTTCCGGGCTGGAAACCGGATGGCGACACGGCCGAGGCGCTGAAACTCATGCCGGAGAAGATGACCAGCTTTTCGTACAGCGATGCTCCGATGATGTACGGCCGGCTGATCGGGCAGGCTCCGCTCCTGCTCGGATTGATCCAGACGGCGACGGCCCAGGCCGCCCCTCAATTCGAATTCCCACTCAAAGCTGAGGACCTTCCACCGGCCGAACTCGTTTCCGCGAGCCTCTTCCCCAACATCGCGGTGGGAACCGTCGATGCCGACGGCGCGAAAAACTACACGCGCAACTCGCTTCCGGGATCGGAAATGCTGCTGAGCACCGCCGGCATCGGCGTCGGGGCGGCGCTCGTCCTGCCGGCTGTCCAGCAGGCGCGGGAAGCGGCCCGTCGGACGCAGTCGAAGAACAACCTGAAGCAGATCCTGCTCGCTCTCCACAACTACTATGACACGCACAACGCCCTCCCCCCGGGCGCCGTCCCGGTTGCGGGGCTGAAGCCGGAAGAGCGCCTGAGCTGGCAGGTGATGATGCTCCCCTACCTGGAGCAGGCGGCCCTCTATAACCAGCTCGATGTCAAAGCGGGCTGGAATCAGGGAGCCAACGAAGCCGTTGTCGCGACGGAGGTCGAAGTGTTCCTTCATCCCAGCGTCCCACGGGGCGCCCCCGGAGGAACGAACTATGTCGGAATCGCCGGCCTCGGTGTTGAGGGACCGACGCTCGATGCGAAGAATCCCAAGGCCGGCATCTTCGCGTATGACAAGCCGCGAACGTTCCGGGAGGTCACCGACGGTTTGTCCAATACCGCAATGGTTGCGGAAACCAATCGGCCGGCTCCCTGGGCGCAGGGAGGCCCGGGAACGATCCGGCCCCTGACGACAGAGCCCTACATCAACGGTCCGGATGGTATCGGCGGAGTCTCGGTCGGCGGCGCCAACATCGGCATGGGCGATGGATCGGTTCGCTTCGTCAGCGACAAGATCGATCCCAGGGTCATGGAGGCCATCAGCACGATCGCGGGGGGCGAGCCGGTCGACGACTTCTGA
- a CDS encoding HesA/MoeB/ThiF family protein, protein MASRSDEELPALTPDERARYEWQMWIDGHGEPGQRKLKNTSVLISRIGGVGGTVAYYLAAAGIGKLLLAHAGTIRPSDLNRQILMTTPALGTSRVDSASARLRELNPLVEIETVGENVSEENADRLVGKVDLVVDAAPLFAERHAMNRAAVRANKPLVEAGMYDYDGQLTTVLPGKTPCLACLWPNDPVHWKREFPVLGAMSGVVGALAAAEVVKCITGVGEPLTGRLLTMNLRSMSFRTLSIERDPNCRVCGALSPVG, encoded by the coding sequence ATGGCTTCCCGTTCGGATGAAGAACTGCCCGCGCTCACGCCTGATGAGCGGGCCCGCTACGAATGGCAGATGTGGATTGACGGCCACGGGGAACCGGGCCAGCGAAAACTCAAGAACACATCGGTCCTGATTTCACGCATCGGCGGAGTCGGCGGAACTGTCGCCTACTATCTGGCGGCCGCGGGAATCGGAAAGCTGCTGCTGGCGCACGCCGGAACGATCCGGCCGAGCGATCTCAACCGCCAGATCCTGATGACCACCCCCGCACTGGGAACCTCCCGCGTCGATTCCGCCTCCGCCCGGCTCCGTGAACTCAATCCTCTCGTCGAAATCGAGACCGTTGGCGAGAATGTCAGCGAGGAGAACGCCGACCGCCTCGTCGGGAAAGTCGACCTCGTCGTGGATGCGGCGCCGCTGTTCGCCGAGCGGCACGCCATGAACCGTGCGGCCGTGCGGGCGAACAAACCGCTCGTCGAAGCCGGGATGTACGACTACGACGGGCAGTTGACGACCGTCCTCCCGGGAAAGACTCCCTGCCTCGCGTGTCTCTGGCCCAACGACCCCGTCCACTGGAAACGCGAGTTCCCGGTGCTCGGCGCGATGTCGGGCGTCGTCGGGGCGCTCGCTGCGGCCGAAGTCGTGAAGTGCATCACGGGCGTCGGCGAACCGCTCACGGGCCGCCTCCTGACGATGAACCTCCGCAGCATGTCCTTCCGCACGCTCTCAATCGAGCGCGATCCGAATTGCCGCGTCTGCGGAGCCCTCTCACCAGTCGGGTGA